From the genome of Paraburkholderia flava, one region includes:
- a CDS encoding DUF2138 domain-containing protein, translating into MKMSRKKIAVIGVGLLGLLIVAGIVIQAVWRPFGGHGKVNASEIVLDIHHPDALIDSEALSRLPRDMLRVPLLRDVLTQDFVDYYESTDTRLSAEGALRRLAFEHQLDFRDEMIRRIFDEPAHVLLWRSPDGRLGYWVMSMRRNGLAKLLQGIGNVAASDTQLSQVAKLSGGVPVYALKLAVGRTLLFAAKDDRLVVLSAPGVLLGSDGSPVRERADVIDDLLSSGHDDAAHAFRLDDVSDQPKGHRLVVSANYLSFGYQTFFSGIEALRFDFATGAAAGNASATWQTAALVDPARLPEQWDGTNLWHALPAGPAACASLPADWKGASDLLGKVVAQGKDATDGATQIGAALDGPAAICWYAKSTLVAPVFVAHVKAGAGDALKATLGKTFSDVIGAYEAHAAKTAGDADPYRRLPVTTRTPSADVTVWQRPVSARSGTASAAKAPFAAQLSAQRYFPVTLALAHGYVIFSPDARLVDDTLAVLDKRYPALSDTLAAPRVPRTVVTLTPAAAASLIERESASALPADQESIFRNAARTHLVPKLHALAAYPPVSLTLPQTLPTSPGWVPVDWWFDRSGAAAAAAADGTAAARAAWDQPGVGSD; encoded by the coding sequence ATGAAGATGTCGCGAAAGAAAATCGCCGTTATCGGCGTGGGTCTTCTGGGGCTTCTGATCGTTGCCGGTATCGTCATTCAGGCGGTATGGCGGCCATTCGGCGGTCATGGAAAAGTCAATGCCAGCGAGATCGTTCTCGACATTCACCATCCCGATGCGTTGATCGACAGCGAAGCATTATCGCGTCTGCCGCGCGATATGTTGCGCGTGCCGTTGCTGCGCGACGTTCTCACTCAGGATTTCGTCGATTATTACGAGTCCACCGATACCCGTCTTTCCGCCGAAGGCGCATTGCGCCGTCTCGCGTTCGAGCACCAACTCGATTTCCGCGACGAAATGATCCGCCGTATTTTCGACGAGCCCGCGCACGTGCTGCTGTGGCGCTCGCCGGACGGGCGGCTCGGCTACTGGGTCATGTCGATGCGCCGGAACGGCCTCGCGAAACTGCTGCAAGGCATCGGTAACGTGGCCGCAAGCGATACGCAGTTGAGCCAGGTCGCGAAGCTGTCGGGCGGCGTGCCGGTGTACGCGCTGAAGCTCGCGGTCGGGCGCACGCTGCTGTTCGCGGCGAAGGACGACCGGCTCGTCGTGCTGTCGGCGCCCGGCGTGCTGCTCGGCTCCGACGGCTCGCCGGTGCGCGAGCGCGCGGACGTGATCGACGATCTGCTGTCGTCGGGCCACGACGACGCGGCGCACGCATTCCGCCTCGACGATGTTTCCGATCAGCCCAAGGGACATCGTCTCGTCGTGTCGGCGAACTATCTGTCGTTCGGCTATCAGACGTTTTTCTCCGGCATCGAAGCGCTGCGTTTCGACTTCGCGACTGGCGCGGCCGCAGGCAATGCATCGGCCACCTGGCAGACCGCCGCGCTGGTCGATCCAGCGCGTCTGCCGGAGCAATGGGACGGCACGAACCTGTGGCACGCGCTGCCCGCCGGTCCGGCCGCATGCGCGAGCCTGCCGGCCGACTGGAAGGGCGCTTCGGATCTGCTCGGCAAGGTCGTCGCGCAAGGCAAGGACGCCACGGACGGCGCGACGCAGATCGGCGCCGCACTCGACGGCCCGGCCGCGATCTGCTGGTACGCAAAGTCGACGCTGGTCGCACCAGTGTTCGTCGCGCACGTGAAAGCGGGCGCCGGCGATGCGCTGAAGGCGACGCTCGGCAAGACGTTTAGCGACGTGATCGGTGCATACGAAGCGCACGCGGCGAAAACTGCCGGCGATGCCGATCCTTACCGCCGTCTGCCGGTCACGACGCGCACACCATCCGCCGACGTTACCGTGTGGCAGCGGCCGGTCAGCGCGCGCTCGGGCACCGCATCGGCAGCGAAGGCGCCGTTCGCCGCGCAACTGTCCGCGCAACGCTACTTCCCGGTCACGCTCGCGCTCGCACATGGCTATGTGATTTTCTCGCCGGATGCACGGCTTGTTGACGATACGCTCGCGGTGCTCGACAAGCGTTATCCGGCACTTTCCGATACGCTCGCCGCGCCGCGCGTGCCGCGCACCGTCGTCACGCTGACGCCGGCCGCCGCTGCCTCGCTGATCGAACGCGAGTCCGCGTCGGCGCTGCCTGCCGATCAGGAATCCATCTTCCGCAACGCCGCGCGCACGCACCTCGTGCCGAAGCTGCACGCGCTTGCCGCTTATCCTCCGGTCTCGCTGACGTTGCCGCAGACACTGCCGACGTCGCCGGGCTGGGTGCCGGTCGACTGGTGGTTCGATCGCAGCGGCGCGGCTGCGGCTGCTGCAGCGGACGGCACCGCGGCCGCCCGCGCGGCATGGGATCAGCCCGGCGTCGGGAGCGACTGA
- a CDS encoding NAD(P)/FAD-dependent oxidoreductase produces the protein MSSRVVIVGGGVIGSSIAYFLRASDPTVSVTVIERDPTYARSSSALSAASIRQQFSTPLSVQMSLFGIEFLRSIGERLAVDGSAPSIDLHEGGYLFLATPAGVATLQENHALQRQLGADISLLDTSGLETRFPWLNTEDLAAGAFGESGEGWFDGYGLVQALRKKAQALGARYIAEDVTELQRDGRRVTHVVTASGERHACDVVVNAAGAWSRRVAQMIGIELPVFARRRSIFNVSSPAQLEQCPLLIDPTGVYFRPEGKSFICGTSPAADNDPDDLPLDEVDHALFDDVIWPTLAHRVPQFEALRVQNCWSGYYEYNVFDHNAIIGYHPDVDNCVFANGFSGHGLQQGPATGRGVSELILHGRYTTLDLSALNFARVLENRPFVEKNVV, from the coding sequence GTGAGTTCCAGAGTCGTCATCGTCGGCGGGGGCGTGATCGGCAGTTCGATTGCGTATTTCCTGCGTGCGTCGGACCCGACGGTCAGCGTGACCGTGATCGAGCGCGATCCGACCTATGCGCGTTCATCGTCGGCGCTGTCGGCCGCGTCGATCCGTCAGCAGTTTTCGACGCCGCTGTCGGTGCAGATGTCGCTATTCGGTATCGAGTTTCTGCGCTCGATCGGCGAGCGGCTTGCAGTCGACGGCAGCGCACCGTCGATCGATCTGCATGAAGGCGGCTACCTGTTTCTCGCGACGCCCGCTGGTGTCGCGACGCTGCAGGAAAATCACGCGTTGCAACGGCAACTCGGCGCGGACATCAGCCTGCTCGATACGAGCGGATTGGAAACGCGCTTCCCGTGGCTCAATACTGAAGACCTCGCGGCGGGCGCATTCGGCGAAAGCGGCGAAGGCTGGTTCGACGGCTACGGACTCGTGCAGGCGCTGCGCAAGAAAGCGCAGGCACTCGGCGCGCGCTATATCGCCGAGGACGTGACCGAATTGCAGCGCGATGGCCGGCGCGTCACGCACGTCGTCACCGCGAGCGGCGAACGTCATGCGTGCGATGTCGTCGTGAATGCAGCAGGTGCATGGTCGCGCCGCGTTGCGCAGATGATCGGCATCGAGTTGCCCGTATTTGCGCGCCGTCGCAGCATCTTCAACGTGAGTTCGCCCGCGCAGCTCGAACAGTGTCCGCTGCTGATCGATCCGACCGGTGTGTACTTCCGTCCCGAGGGCAAGTCGTTTATCTGCGGCACGTCGCCGGCCGCGGACAACGATCCGGACGATCTGCCGCTCGACGAAGTCGATCACGCGCTGTTCGACGACGTGATCTGGCCGACGCTCGCGCATCGCGTGCCGCAGTTCGAAGCGCTGCGCGTGCAGAACTGCTGGTCGGGCTACTACGAGTACAACGTGTTCGATCACAACGCGATCATCGGCTACCACCCCGACGTCGATAACTGCGTGTTCGCGAATGGCTTCAGCGGACATGGTCTGCAACAAGGCCCGGCGACCGGGCGCGGTGTCAGCGAGCTGATCCTGCATGGGCGCTATACGACGCTCGATCTATCTGCGCTGAATTTCGCGCGGGTGCTGGAGAACCGGCCGTTCGTGGAGAAGAACGTGGTGTGA
- a CDS encoding PLP-dependent aminotransferase family protein — translation MYAFTRPFEAPAGSPIRELFKYLSQPGMISFAGGYPASDLFDVAGLEAAAARAATQPSLCLQYGPTDGLPALKEELAQLMTRRGTPCAPQDLLVTTGSQQGFDLLLRVLVAPGDTVLVEQPAYPATLQALRLQQANIVTLPVDRDGLDVAALEAMLAANPSMQPKLLYTVPTFANPTGATLTRERRVSLLKLAARHRFLIVEDDPYGDLRFAGDPVPSLLALAADIEGVRDWVVHFSSLSKIVAPGLRVGWTIAPAEIVRRCVVAKQTVDLCSSPWTQAIAAAYLADGALERHLPHIAAAYARKCAALCDALDAQLAQDIALHRPDGGMFVWARLRNGHDASAWLQACIAQNVLFVPGVAFYHDAVDRASLRLSFAAPGIADIETGVERLGTALRAFERG, via the coding sequence ATGTACGCGTTCACCCGCCCCTTCGAAGCGCCGGCCGGTTCGCCGATCCGCGAATTGTTCAAGTACCTGTCGCAGCCCGGCATGATCTCGTTCGCGGGCGGCTATCCGGCGAGCGATCTGTTCGACGTGGCGGGACTCGAAGCGGCTGCCGCGCGCGCGGCAACGCAGCCGTCGCTGTGTCTGCAGTACGGTCCGACCGACGGTCTGCCCGCATTGAAAGAAGAACTCGCGCAACTGATGACCCGACGCGGCACGCCATGTGCACCGCAGGATTTGCTGGTGACGACGGGCTCGCAACAGGGTTTCGATCTGCTGCTGCGCGTGCTCGTCGCGCCCGGCGATACGGTGCTGGTCGAACAGCCCGCGTATCCCGCGACGTTGCAGGCGCTGCGCTTGCAGCAGGCGAACATCGTCACGCTGCCGGTGGATCGCGACGGCCTCGACGTCGCGGCGCTCGAGGCGATGCTCGCGGCGAACCCGTCGATGCAGCCTAAGCTGCTCTACACCGTGCCGACATTCGCGAACCCGACCGGCGCAACGCTCACACGCGAACGCCGCGTTTCCTTATTGAAACTCGCGGCACGTCACCGGTTTCTGATCGTAGAAGACGATCCTTATGGCGATCTTCGTTTCGCAGGCGACCCGGTACCGTCGCTGCTCGCGCTAGCCGCCGACATCGAAGGCGTGCGCGACTGGGTCGTGCATTTTTCGAGTCTTTCGAAGATCGTGGCTCCTGGGCTGCGCGTCGGCTGGACGATCGCGCCTGCGGAGATCGTGCGGCGTTGCGTCGTCGCGAAGCAGACCGTCGATCTGTGCAGCTCGCCGTGGACCCAGGCGATTGCCGCCGCATATCTCGCGGACGGCGCGCTCGAACGGCATCTGCCGCACATCGCCGCCGCGTACGCGCGCAAATGCGCGGCGCTGTGCGATGCGCTCGACGCGCAACTCGCGCAGGACATCGCGTTGCATCGGCCGGACGGCGGCATGTTCGTGTGGGCGCGGCTGCGTAACGGTCACGATGCATCCGCCTGGCTGCAGGCGTGCATCGCGCAGAACGTGCTGTTCGTGCCGGGCGTCGCGTTCTATCACGATGCGGTGGACCGCGCGTCGCTACGGCTGTCGTTCGCGGCGCCCGGCATCGCGGACATCGAGACCGGCGTCGAACGGCTCGGCACCGCGTTGCGTGCATTCGAGCGCGGCTGA
- a CDS encoding DUF1175 domain-containing protein has product MRPRCASRSLTDTATNGRRAWLVAAIAMCVTPHAFALMPTTVAPEPDALSAAQSNAFRAWFARIVDQQLRRGPTPRWTQRDCAGLVRFAAGEALKPHDARWLRANGMSDSIDAGTLPPELQLSPQQRSLAHRWTRIDGSTGAYASAIALIQRNSRFISKDVNQALPGDLLFFDQGDDQHLMIWLDRYIAYHTGTVTPTDTGLRAVAVSDLMQWKDSRWQPLDGNPNFVGVFRLAFLTP; this is encoded by the coding sequence ATGCGCCCGCGTTGCGCTTCGCGCAGCCTCACTGATACCGCAACGAACGGTCGCCGTGCGTGGCTCGTCGCCGCGATCGCCATGTGCGTCACACCGCACGCGTTCGCGCTGATGCCCACCACCGTCGCGCCGGAACCCGATGCGCTATCGGCTGCGCAGTCGAACGCGTTTCGCGCCTGGTTCGCTCGCATCGTCGATCAGCAGTTGCGTCGCGGTCCGACACCGCGCTGGACCCAGCGCGATTGCGCGGGCCTCGTGCGCTTCGCGGCCGGCGAGGCGCTCAAACCGCACGACGCGCGCTGGCTGCGCGCGAACGGGATGAGCGACAGCATCGACGCGGGTACGTTGCCGCCGGAGCTGCAACTGTCGCCGCAGCAGCGCTCGCTTGCCCATCGCTGGACGCGGATCGACGGCAGCACTGGCGCGTACGCGTCGGCGATCGCACTGATCCAGCGCAACAGTCGTTTTATTTCGAAAGACGTGAACCAGGCGCTGCCCGGCGACCTGTTGTTCTTCGACCAGGGCGACGACCAGCATCTGATGATCTGGCTGGATCGCTACATCGCTTATCACACAGGCACCGTCACGCCGACCGATACCGGTCTGCGCGCCGTCGCCGTTTCCGATCTGATGCAATGGAAAGACTCCCGCTGGCAGCCGCTCGACGGCAATCCGAATTTCGTGGGTGTGTTCCGCCTGGCCTTTCTGACACCATGA